The genomic segment TTCGCTACACGGGCTTTTATAACTCCCGTGGCTCCAATGGTCAAGTGAGTAAATCGGGGCCCTTAAGTTTGTGGGGCAGCAAAAGCCGGCAGAAAGAACTGTAATGCGTAAAACGTGAAACGTAACAAACAGTTACTGCCAACTGGTTGCTGCCAACTGCCAACTGACAACTAGCTTTCGATTACGTTGATCTCGACCGGCTCGACGCTGACCCCCTGGCGTTCGAGCCACTTGATGGCTTCCTTCAGGACGGCGCGGTCCCCATCCAACTCCAGGCAAACGATGCCGATTTCATCGGTCACGCTCGCCTGGCGAACATTGGTGATCACATCGAATTTGTGCCCCAATTGCCAGATCACCGGCGTCGTAATCAGGCGCGGCGGGTACATCAGCCAGAGGCGCTTTTTCTCGCGCTGAGGCGAACGGTTGGCTGAGGCGGGCTTGGGTTTGGGTTTGGTGGCGGGGGCCATGGCTTGGCGAATCTCAAATCTCAGATTTCAAATTTGAAATCGGCGCTATCCTCCGGCAATCGCGGGGATGATGCTGATTTCGTCGCCACTCTTGAT from the Verrucomicrobiota bacterium genome contains:
- a CDS encoding ferredoxin — protein: MAPATKPKPKPASANRSPQREKKRLWLMYPPRLITTPVIWQLGHKFDVITNVRQASVTDEIGIVCLELDGDRAVLKEAIKWLERQGVSVEPVEINVIES